CAGAAGTCCTGAGAGACATAAGAAAGATGGTTGCACAGCGGTCGATTGCGCAACTCACCAGCCCCGACATCGATAATGCGCGCCCCTTTCGGCAGAATAGAAAGCGTTTTCTTCAACCAAGCTTGGCGATTATTTTCATTGATGTTAGTGTAAATCTTCATGATTTAATACCTCTTTAAATAAACTTTCGGAATAAGTACCAGGTTAGTTCTACCACCTATCTTTTTTCAACCAAGCAACGACCTCATCCCGGCTTCCTGATCAGATACTAGCATTAGTGAAATCCACTTGGGTGCTTAACCCAACCATGTTTCAGAGAAGGTAAAACGTAGATTATTTATTTCATTATAATAACGGGCACAAGTTATAAAGGACCCAGATTATTATGCCGCGAAGAAAGATATGAGTATGGACGCTGAACTGCTTTAAATACAAATCTATTATTTAAAAAGTTAACAGTAAATAATAGAAGTAGTGTAATCATAAAATATCTAAAAAAGAAAAATGATGTTATATTCATCCATATAATAATAATCCATACACATGACAAATAAAATCCCGCGATTCTAAATCCTCTCACTGAAAAAATATATTCTACTAACAAAAAAAGATACGTCATAAAAATAGTTCCTATAAATACCAACAGTAAATTTTTCGAAACATAAAGCAATCCGAGCATGCCGATTGTCATACCATATGCCCGCCCTAGGGTTTGTATATTAATATTATAAACATTGATCGGTATGTTTACATCGCCAGTATTAAAAAAAACTTGAAAGAATGTATAAATACCAGCAAGAGAAGAACTCATGACTGCCATTAACTCTCGGGATCCCTCGATTCGTGAAGTCAACATTGACGCCATAAATGAAAAGGGAGCGCTTAAATCAATAGAACTCAAAACATTAAAAAACAGGGTAACATCATAAATATCCTGTCCTTCTTGATAAATCATGCCTCTAAAAACCTCGATAATTACTGCTCCCGACAATAAGACTAAAAAAATAACACTGCCACAAAGTAAATGTCTCGCTTTAAGGCCAAATTCATTTCTATTTGCAACCATATATAGAACAACAATCATACTTGGAATGAAAACGGAACTTCGACTTAAACTAAAAACTGCTATCAATCCAGTTAAGCCAACAATCAATGCAAGTATGAGATAGAATATGTTTTTTTCACGTTTGGTATGTGCAATATCAAGGAGTATAACTCCCATTGCCGGGAAAAACATTCCACGAAAATATAACATAATCCCAACGAGTTTGAATGGAAGTCTCTGTTCTTCCTCGGTAGCGAATCCGTGAATACCAATTCCCAGATATTTCATAAGTAAAATCAATGCGAGAAAAGCAACGAACCAACCAATAATAAGTTTCTTGAAATACGCATTACTGATTCGGTTCTGCTTTTTAATGATTACACATTTAACTTTTGAAGAAACAAAATATTTGAAAGAAACCAACCCAAATAAAATGCCCGAGAATCCAACGATTACAATAATATAAAGCTCCAAAAACTCCTTAAATGAGAAACCGAAATTACCAATAGCCATCCACCCAGATGTTTCCAATTCAGTATAGTTATAGATATTGACAGCCAGCTTGAGTAAAAAGCCTATCGCAAAAAGTAACACCATTATTAGTGGCGACAGGAATGTTCTTTGCATGCTGACTACATATACAAACATCATAAAGATAATCACATACAGTGCCGTGATTATCGAAATATCCATGTCTTGAGTACAAAAAATACTTAGCAGGAGGCAGATTGAACTCAAAGCACAAAATATGCGCACAATTCTTCTCAGCGTGACACTTTGTTGGTTGCACAACTCCGAGGTTGATATATAGGCAGGATTACTGTTCATTTGCTGCAAAACAAGTTTTTATTAAACCATGGCCTGGTAAAAATCGCAAGCGTAGTTTCATGCCTGCGGGACACCTTTATCCCATTGTCCCTGCGAACAGTTTTTTGCAAACTATCAGATCAAGCTACTACTACAATCTTCCTATTCCTACCAATTCTTCCCCTAGTCCACATTTTGCGGCAAGATAGCCTAAAGGGTAGCAAGCAAAAGAAAGCCAAGGGGGGTAGTAATATTTCGCTGCCGCTTGTTCTCGGTATTTCCACTGCATTATACTTGATGGCAGCCATGATGGGGGATTATAATCGTAAATCTGAATATCTTTAAAACCCACTTTTGATAGCAACTGCTTTAAGGATTTACGCGTAAATAGTTGCAGATGAAATGGTATCCACGCAGAAATTGAGTTCCCTTTCAAAAGCCGCATGCTCAAGCTTCTGCCATGCGGCACGTAGATCATAAGTTGCCCCTCCCTACAAAGGAGGCGACGGCATTCCTTAATAACTTCTTTTGGATTCGGCACGTGCTCAAGGGCGTTATCAATACGAATATAATCAAAATAGTTATCAGGCAGATCGGCCTCTTGCAGTGCCCCTTGAAAAAAATGTCCCTGCGGCAGCAGATCCTTGCAAAGTCGGATGGCATCAACCCCAACATCCACACCCCATATTTCGTAACCACGCCCAGCAAACTCAAAAAGCTTTGCTCCGCTCCCGCAACCCAGATCCAAAAACCGTTTATTTTCTAGCAACACCCGTTCTAACGGCCAGGAATGGGGCCGAAAACGACTTTTGCGTAAAGCCTGCTTCCATTTTGGCACAAGTTGTTCAGCCTGTTGCCTTAATGTAACTGCATCTGCTTGTCCTGCGTTTGTGTTGTGGTCTTCATCCATCGAAGAATAATACTTCACGATCTCTTCCCACGGCGGCCGCTCCCGTAGATAGACCAAAGAACATTCTTTACATTGTACATAAGTACCGGAGCAGTCAATCTTATCTCGCCGATTGTGATCACGAAAAAGAAAACTAAAGTTAGAATTTCCGCAAACAGGGCAGTTCGTTTCTATCATTCTTATAACGTATGCAGTCGATTTATTAAACCTTCGAAGGCTGTTTCAAACCGGAGCTCATTTTCAAAATGGCTTATAGCTCCTTGTGAGAAAGAATCATAATCTGCAAGTATTGTTGCCACGGCATTTTTGACCTCATTGGGCGAATCTATAGCAACCCCGGAATGGTATTTACTCAGCCACTTTTCCCATCCGGGCATTCGATTAGTTATAACGGGCAGTCCGCACTGTAAATATTGCGCTAATTTGCCCGATGACTTACCCATATAAATCACATTGGGGGATCCAGGCATGTTATAGAGCGCAATACCTATATCGGCTGAACTAACCAATTCTGGTAATAAGTCACCGGGGACTACCCGGTTCGCAACAAAAACCGTACCGTTTTCAAGAAGGTTACCAAAATAATTGCTCAATGAATCCTGACTATACCTAGATTGAAAAACCAATTTCCAATTGGCCGGAAAGTGCTGCGCTACCTTTGCCAGATCACATGACCAGAAGTAGTCGGAGATACTGCCAGCATAAAAAAGTATCTTTCCTTCGTTGTCAAACCCATATTTTTTATGCAGGACAAATGTCTTATGGCGGAATGCAGGGCCTATGGGGGAATTGGGCAGAAAAACAAAGCGGTCCATCGGTATTCCGTTGTCTTCTGCCATCAGGCGAGCCCGCATTTCATCCTGGATAATGATTAAAGACGATCTTCTACTCGCCCAGACCTCCAGGTTTTTATAACCGCGATACATGCGAATCGGATCTGTTGAAATGATCAATTCAAGCGAATGGTAAACCCACGGCACATGGAAAAACGATCCAAGGACCGCTGCGCTCACAAGACCGACCGGATCAACACCGACAAAACAAGAAAACTGCTTCCCACGACATAGGTTTCCAGCCCAAACTGTAAAGGTGAAAATATTGGGTAGCCGACTCAACAGACAACCCCGTTTCGATTTCAAGGGTAAGCAATGAATTTTGATATTCTTTTCAGGCAACCAGACATCATTATTGTGAGTACCACTTTCAAGAATAAAAATTTCAACCAATATCCCTTCTTTCGCCAACATGAGAGCCATGTTGCGTATACAGGGTACACTATCCAAGTAGCTCACGGGATACAGAATGCCGATACGGTAGCTTCGTTTTCGCATTACTACCCTTATTACAGATAACTCATTTGAGTAGTGTGTCCTCTAAGTGTTGCAGACATTATTTGCTTCAGTCTTTGAATGCCCCTATACTGATATCGTTTTGCCGCTGCCAGGTGTTGAATACGTCTGCCAACGTCACGCCGGTGCCGATATGCCTGACAACGATGATAGATAAGATACAATACAGACAGACCACATCTCAACAACAGTCCTGGCATGGTTCGCCGGTGGTAACGCAAATCAGCGTATGCATCCTCAATACCTCCAATAGTATTTCGCCACTGAATGTATTTCTCCGTCATACGTTTACTTGGCACCCTATGTTCCAACCACGCATCAGGCGCATACCACATACCAAAACCTGTGTCATGTATTTTACGAGCCAAACCACATTCACCATCACCACGGAAATTTATTAAGCTTTTGTCTCCGAAGGCATCAGGGTTGAACCCGCCTAAATCAAACAATACAGATTTGCGTACCGACATATTGCAACCTACTGGTGATATATAAGGTTCTACCATACAAGACGTATCACCCAAATCAAGAGCACTAAGAATGCCACTGAACTGAAACAACCAGTTTGGTGGATCGGTTTCATAACGTAATATGACTTTCCCAGCTACCATTGCAATTTCTTGATTAGAATACGGCACCGCCATTGCAGTGAGCCATCCGCGGGGACATATCACATCATCATCAATATAAACAAGTATCTCTCCCTTAGCAGCCTTTGCCCCCGCGTGACGGGCATTATGCAAACCATTTTTTGATTCATGTACATAATTAATTGATGGATAGGCAAACGAATTTGCTAAATCGATGAGTTCTTGTGTTGGTTCCACCGCATTGTCCACAATTATAACTTCGTATTGATCTTTAGGAAAGTCCTGTTCTATTATACACTCAAGGGTTTCGCGTAAAAAATTAGTACGTTGATATGTAGGGATAATAACTGAGATTTTCATTAAATTTACAGCCATGCCCAGTACATATTGGGCATACGGCTTTCTCTTTTTGCATGCGGCCGAACAGACTCTTCAACAACTCGCTGGACTCCTTCGGCCCAACCAATATCATGAAAAATGACTATGCCGCCGTCATTGAGTTTCGGAAACCAGTCATCCACATCCGATTTAACGCCTTCGTATGAATGGTCTCCATCAATAAAAAGGAAATCCACCTTTTTGTAAAAATTATTGGCTATTTCGTGACTTGTGCCCTTTAATATCACGATAAATTCCTCGTATTTTGCCGTATTTTTCCGAAATTCATCAAACGTATCCCGCTGTCCCTCGAACATACCCTCATTCTGCCAAGTATCTACGCAGTAAACCTTTACCTTCCCCTGTATTTCCGATGCAGCAGCAGCAAGAAAACAGGAACTCGCACCTATGTAACTTCCAATTTCCAACAAGACACTATCCGGCGATTGATCGAGAGCAAGTCTGTAAAGTATTAACCGCTCTTGTTTGGTCATATGCGTAAAAATCTGCCAGGCCTGTTTGTGGCCATGCCATTGAAAACGCATATATTCCGGCAGAAATGGCAGCATATTCTTTATCTGGGCCACCATCGCCCGTGTTTTCCGAATCGTTTTTTTGATTAATGAAATAGACATTATACTTTACGGCATACAAAGATATTAATCATTGCTAGTG
The sequence above is drawn from the Syntrophorhabdaceae bacterium genome and encodes:
- a CDS encoding class I SAM-dependent methyltransferase, which translates into the protein MLPFLPEYMRFQWHGHKQAWQIFTHMTKQERLILYRLALDQSPDSVLLEIGSYIGASSCFLAAAASEIQGKVKVYCVDTWQNEGMFEGQRDTFDEFRKNTAKYEEFIVILKGTSHEIANNFYKKVDFLFIDGDHSYEGVKSDVDDWFPKLNDGGIVIFHDIGWAEGVQRVVEESVRPHAKRESRMPNMYWAWL
- a CDS encoding glycosyltransferase family 2 protein; translated protein: MKISVIIPTYQRTNFLRETLECIIEQDFPKDQYEVIIVDNAVEPTQELIDLANSFAYPSINYVHESKNGLHNARHAGAKAAKGEILVYIDDDVICPRGWLTAMAVPYSNQEIAMVAGKVILRYETDPPNWLFQFSGILSALDLGDTSCMVEPYISPVGCNMSVRKSVLFDLGGFNPDAFGDKSLINFRGDGECGLARKIHDTGFGMWYAPDAWLEHRVPSKRMTEKYIQWRNTIGGIEDAYADLRYHRRTMPGLLLRCGLSVLYLIYHRCQAYRHRRDVGRRIQHLAAAKRYQYRGIQRLKQIMSATLRGHTTQMSYL
- a CDS encoding class I SAM-dependent methyltransferase, with translation MKYYSSMDEDHNTNAGQADAVTLRQQAEQLVPKWKQALRKSRFRPHSWPLERVLLENKRFLDLGCGSGAKLFEFAGRGYEIWGVDVGVDAIRLCKDLLPQGHFFQGALQEADLPDNYFDYIRIDNALEHVPNPKEVIKECRRLLCREGQLMIYVPHGRSLSMRLLKGNSISAWIPFHLQLFTRKSLKQLLSKVGFKDIQIYDYNPPSWLPSSIMQWKYREQAAAKYYYPPWLSFACYPLGYLAAKCGLGEELVGIGRL